A single region of the Novosphingobium sp. genome encodes:
- a CDS encoding PepSY-associated TM helix domain-containing protein has product MVTIKGWSRLHRWSSLVCTLFLLVLCLTGVPLIFSAEIDRAFDHTRHDAPRPGMSAPSLDRLIAQGRARYPGQAVISLFQPDDAAAIILRMAPSLEAVHADPALEHLLVFDAQSGRLLREGSRAALSAQSPTAFLLTLHRSLLAGLWGELFLGAMGLLFMVAIVSGVALYGPFTRKLAFGTLRRHRGARILWLDLHNLLGIVTVVWALLVGATGAMNTLAVPLFAVWQKHEVAASLTPYAGRDLAGQDHLASAQHAVETAMQALPGTTMLSIGFPNDREGSPWHYIVWLQGDTPLTSRLFNPVLVDARSGRLTAIVSMPWYLRLLEVARPLHFGDYGGLPLKIIWALFDLATIVVLVSGLYLWWRKQT; this is encoded by the coding sequence GTGGTGACGATCAAGGGCTGGTCGCGGCTGCATCGCTGGAGCAGTCTGGTCTGCACGCTGTTCCTGCTGGTGCTGTGCCTGACCGGCGTGCCGCTGATCTTCAGCGCGGAGATCGACCGCGCCTTCGATCACACGCGGCACGATGCGCCACGACCGGGGATGAGCGCCCCCTCGCTCGACCGCCTGATCGCGCAGGGGCGGGCGCGCTATCCCGGACAGGCGGTCATCTCCCTGTTTCAGCCGGATGACGCCGCGGCGATCATCCTGCGCATGGCGCCCTCGCTGGAAGCGGTTCATGCCGATCCCGCGCTCGAACATCTGCTGGTCTTCGATGCGCAGTCGGGACGGCTGCTGCGCGAAGGCAGCCGCGCGGCGCTGTCCGCGCAAAGCCCGACGGCTTTCCTGCTGACGCTACACCGCAGCCTGCTGGCGGGCCTGTGGGGAGAGCTGTTTCTGGGCGCGATGGGCCTGCTCTTCATGGTGGCGATCGTCTCGGGCGTGGCGCTCTATGGGCCCTTCACCAGAAAACTGGCTTTTGGAACCTTGCGCCGGCATCGCGGCGCAAGGATCTTGTGGCTCGACCTGCACAATCTGCTGGGCATCGTCACAGTCGTCTGGGCGCTGTTGGTGGGGGCGACGGGGGCCATGAACACGCTGGCCGTGCCCCTCTTCGCGGTCTGGCAAAAGCATGAGGTGGCAGCCTCTCTCACACCCTATGCGGGGCGGGATCTGGCCGGGCAGGATCATCTGGCCTCTGCCCAGCACGCGGTCGAGACCGCCATGCAAGCCCTGCCCGGCACCACCATGCTGAGCATCGGCTTCCCCAATGACCGCGAGGGCAGCCCGTGGCACTATATCGTCTGGCTGCAAGGCGACACCCCGCTCACCAGCCGCCTGTTCAATCCGGTGCTGGTCGATGCACGCAGCGGCAGGCTGACAGCGATTGTCAGCATGCCCTGGTATCTGCGTTTGCTGGAGGTCGCACGCCCCCTGCATTTCGGGGATTATGGCGGGCTTCCCCTCAAGATCATCTGGGCGCTGTTCGATCTGGCAACGATCGTGGTGCTGGTCAGCGGCCTCTATCTCTGGTGGCGCAAGCAGACATAG
- a CDS encoding TonB-dependent siderophore receptor — translation MVTGGQISGKVTLKRSQRRLITAAWGLPIAASITTMAALCATLVQAQEAARSFDIPAQPLADALTSFGQQSGLQVSTQAPLVEGRNAAEVKGSMPPLQALSRLLAGSGLTFRITGSTVTLEPAPQSAGAISLGPVRVEGEATDTSGADMAPDAVPGIKGYVATRGAGATKTDTPLIQIPASISVVTHAQIVDQNAQSTSQALRYTPGIVAEQRGINEDSLEYLYTRGFQARSFIDGLTIPFSGFNIATRDTWLIDRVESVRGPVSVVYGQTPPGGLVNIVSKQPTTQSLHEVFFETGSYGRARGGFDLGGALNASGSLSYRLTAVAMTTGTQTDYVRQKRIAVAPALTWTPDDRNTLTVIGNYQKDPQAGAFNYVPAVGTVLPGKVTIPRSLNTGDPGYDVYRKEEASIAYRFEHRFTDALKFRQNFRFMHNSQTIHHVGDGSGYDATGTALSRVAYNNFGTVDAVSMDNQLNADFATGPVQHRFVAGVDLLNTQFDHYLYYSRLDGRNPPNLVIAAPAYFQTVPEPDFLLGSSTQERTRQAGIYAQDQATLGRLTLVGGLRQDWAGTHSVSYKTGGVTDQNSHALTGRVGAVFKITDSLAPYVSWSSSFQPQAGNTDTGAPLKPTRGKQVEAGIKFQPAGGKSFVTLAAYDLRQTNVTVSNSLYTGSLTQTGEVRSRGVEAEAHAWLTDRVQVIASYTHDELRNTSATASILGKAPAGIPQDMAALWLSYDLADTLIPGLKASGGVRYVGPSYGNPTNSFKVPGYTLADLGMQYEVGRLVPRLAGVKLSVNVSNLFDRTYVTCTDLTYCTFGQGRQVLAGIRYAW, via the coding sequence ATGGTTACGGGCGGTCAGATCAGCGGGAAGGTGACGCTCAAGAGGAGCCAGCGCCGCCTCATCACCGCCGCATGGGGCCTGCCAATCGCCGCGTCGATCACCACGATGGCGGCGCTATGCGCAACCTTGGTGCAGGCGCAGGAGGCCGCGCGCAGCTTCGATATCCCCGCCCAGCCGCTGGCCGATGCGCTGACCAGTTTCGGCCAGCAATCGGGGTTGCAGGTCAGCACGCAGGCGCCGCTGGTCGAAGGCCGCAACGCCGCCGAGGTGAAGGGCAGCATGCCCCCGCTTCAGGCGCTCAGCCGCCTGCTGGCGGGAAGCGGGCTGACCTTTCGCATCACCGGCAGCACCGTCACGCTGGAACCGGCGCCGCAGAGCGCGGGCGCGATCAGCCTTGGCCCGGTGCGGGTGGAAGGCGAGGCAACCGACACCTCCGGCGCGGATATGGCGCCTGATGCCGTGCCCGGCATCAAGGGCTATGTCGCCACGCGCGGCGCGGGCGCGACCAAGACCGACACGCCGCTGATCCAGATTCCGGCCTCCATCTCGGTGGTCACCCATGCGCAGATCGTCGACCAGAATGCCCAGAGCACCTCGCAAGCCCTGCGCTACACGCCGGGCATCGTGGCCGAGCAGCGCGGCATCAATGAGGATTCGCTCGAATATCTCTACACGCGCGGTTTTCAGGCCCGCAGCTTTATCGACGGGCTGACCATCCCCTTTTCCGGCTTCAACATCGCCACCCGCGACACCTGGCTGATCGACCGCGTGGAAAGCGTGCGCGGCCCCGTCTCGGTCGTCTATGGCCAGACGCCGCCCGGCGGGCTGGTCAACATCGTGTCCAAGCAGCCGACAACGCAGTCACTCCATGAGGTCTTCTTCGAAACGGGCAGCTATGGCCGCGCCAGGGGCGGCTTCGATCTGGGCGGCGCGCTCAACGCCTCGGGCAGCCTGTCCTATCGGCTGACCGCCGTGGCCATGACCACCGGCACCCAGACCGATTATGTGCGCCAGAAGCGCATCGCGGTGGCCCCCGCCCTCACCTGGACGCCGGATGATCGCAACACGCTGACCGTGATCGGCAATTACCAGAAGGATCCGCAAGCGGGCGCCTTCAACTATGTGCCCGCCGTGGGCACGGTGCTGCCCGGCAAGGTGACGATCCCCCGCTCGCTCAACACCGGCGATCCGGGCTATGACGTCTACCGCAAGGAAGAAGCGAGCATCGCCTACCGCTTCGAGCACCGCTTCACCGACGCGCTCAAATTCCGCCAGAACTTCCGCTTCATGCACAACAGCCAGACGATCCACCATGTAGGCGACGGATCGGGCTATGATGCCACCGGCACTGCGCTCAGCCGCGTGGCCTATAACAATTTCGGCACGGTCGATGCCGTCAGCATGGACAATCAGCTCAACGCCGATTTTGCGACGGGGCCGGTGCAGCATCGTTTCGTGGCGGGTGTGGATCTGCTCAACACCCAGTTCGATCATTATCTCTATTACAGCCGCCTCGACGGGCGCAATCCGCCCAATCTGGTGATCGCGGCGCCCGCCTATTTCCAGACCGTGCCCGAACCCGATTTCCTGCTGGGCAGCTCCACGCAGGAACGCACCCGGCAGGCCGGGATCTATGCTCAGGATCAGGCGACCTTGGGGCGGCTGACGCTGGTCGGCGGTTTGCGGCAGGACTGGGCGGGCACGCACAGCGTGTCCTACAAGACCGGCGGCGTCACCGACCAGAACAGCCATGCCCTGACCGGGCGCGTGGGGGCCGTGTTCAAGATCACCGACAGTCTGGCGCCCTATGTCAGCTGGTCCTCCTCCTTCCAGCCGCAGGCGGGCAACACCGACACGGGCGCGCCGCTCAAACCCACCAGGGGCAAGCAGGTCGAGGCCGGGATCAAGTTCCAGCCCGCGGGCGGCAAGAGCTTCGTCACGCTGGCCGCCTATGATCTGCGGCAGACCAATGTCACGGTTTCCAACTCGCTCTACACCGGCTCGCTCACCCAGACGGGCGAGGTGCGTTCGCGCGGGGTGGAGGCCGAAGCCCATGCCTGGCTGACCGACCGGGTGCAGGTGATCGCCAGCTACACCCATGACGAGCTGCGCAACACCAGCGCCACCGCCAGCATTCTGGGCAAGGCACCGGCAGGCATCCCTCAGGACATGGCCGCGCTCTGGCTCTCCTACGATCTGGCCGACACGCTGATCCCCGGCCTGAAGGCCAGCGGCGGGGTGCGTTATGTCGGCCCCAGCTATGGCAATCCCACCAACAGCTTCAAGGTGCCCGGCTATACGCTGGCCGATCTGGGCATGCAGTATGAGGTGGGGCGGCTTGTGCCAAGGCTTGCGGGCGTGAAGCTCAGCGTCAATGTCAGCAATCTGTTCGACAGGACCTATGTGACCTGCACCGATCTGACCTATTGCACCTTCGGGCAGGGGCGGCAGGTGCTGGCCGGGATCCGCTACGCGTGGTGA
- a CDS encoding 3'-5' exonuclease produces MTNLSAATLDHAADLLEAHPDFRVLRRLRAVEWLFTGKPSGDMRVGVAVDVETTGLDHGKDQIIELAIQRFRFDALGRITEIGQARVWREDPGVPLDPRITMLTGLTDEDLVGKAIDEAAAIHILASADIIVAHNAAFDRPFVDRRLPAIAGKAWACSMAEVDWLELGFEGRALAHLVAQCGWFYEGHRAENDILALIHLLSHALPDETTILSALLARSAQPLFRIHAVEAPFDAKDALKARGYRWDSLLRFWWTSVSGEDLEAETAWLSEHVYCGRGNPAISEQSALERYSR; encoded by the coding sequence ATGACAAACCTTTCCGCCGCAACACTCGATCACGCCGCCGACCTGCTCGAAGCCCATCCCGATTTCCGGGTGCTGCGCCGCCTGCGTGCCGTGGAATGGCTGTTCACCGGAAAGCCCTCGGGCGATATGCGGGTCGGCGTGGCGGTGGATGTCGAAACCACCGGTCTGGACCATGGCAAGGACCAGATCATCGAACTGGCGATCCAGCGCTTTCGCTTCGATGCGCTGGGCCGCATCACCGAAATCGGTCAGGCAAGGGTCTGGCGGGAGGACCCCGGCGTCCCGCTCGATCCGCGTATCACCATGCTCACCGGCCTCACCGATGAGGATCTGGTCGGCAAGGCGATCGATGAGGCGGCCGCCATCCATATCCTTGCTTCGGCGGACATCATCGTCGCGCATAATGCGGCCTTCGACCGGCCCTTTGTCGACCGCCGTCTGCCGGCCATCGCGGGCAAGGCATGGGCCTGCTCGATGGCGGAGGTCGACTGGCTCGAACTGGGGTTCGAGGGGCGGGCGCTGGCGCATCTGGTCGCGCAATGCGGCTGGTTCTACGAGGGGCATCGCGCGGAAAATGACATTCTCGCGCTGATCCATCTGCTTTCCCATGCGCTGCCGGATGAGACGACGATCCTCTCCGCCTTGTTGGCCCGCTCGGCGCAGCCTCTGTTCCGGATCCATGCCGTCGAGGCTCCTTTCGACGCCAAGGATGCGCTCAAGGCGCGGGGTTATCGCTGGGATTCACTCCTGCGCTTCTGGTGGACCAGCGTATCGGGTGAGGATCTGGAGGCTGAAACCGCCTGGTTGAGCGAACATGTCTATTGCGGGCGCGGCAACCCGGCCATTTCCGAGCAATCGGCGCTGGAGCGTTACAGCCGATAG
- the bdcA gene encoding SDR family oxidoreductase, whose product MTEDSRKILVIGGSRGIGAAIVQRFAENGDSVAFTYAGSAEAAATLQKNTGAVAVLSDASDREALIAVIRAQGKLDVLVVNAGALVLGNPLDLDADAVDRMIDLNVRAPYHAAVEAARSMAEGGRIIIIGSVNGDRMPFEGGAAYALTKSAMQGMARGLARDFGARGITVNVVQPGPTDTDMNPANGPMSDAMHSFMAIKRHVRPTEVAGMVLWLAGPDAGAVTGAMHTIDGGFGA is encoded by the coding sequence ATGACCGAAGACAGCCGCAAGATTCTCGTCATCGGCGGAAGCCGTGGTATCGGCGCCGCCATCGTCCAGCGCTTTGCCGAAAACGGCGATTCCGTGGCCTTCACCTATGCCGGGTCCGCCGAAGCGGCGGCAACGCTCCAGAAGAACACCGGCGCTGTTGCCGTGCTTTCGGATGCCTCGGATCGCGAGGCCCTGATCGCCGTGATCAGGGCGCAGGGCAAACTCGATGTTCTGGTGGTCAATGCCGGGGCGCTGGTGCTGGGAAATCCGCTCGACCTCGATGCCGATGCGGTCGACCGGATGATCGACCTCAATGTCCGCGCGCCCTATCATGCCGCCGTCGAGGCCGCGCGGAGCATGGCCGAGGGTGGCCGGATTATCATCATCGGCTCGGTCAATGGCGACCGGATGCCCTTTGAAGGCGGGGCGGCCTATGCGCTGACCAAATCGGCGATGCAGGGCATGGCGCGCGGTCTGGCGCGGGACTTCGGGGCGCGGGGCATCACCGTCAATGTCGTCCAGCCTGGACCGACCGACACCGACATGAACCCGGCCAACGGCCCGATGAGCGACGCCATGCACAGCTTCATGGCGATCAAGCGCCATGTGCGCCCCACCGAGGTTGCGGGCATGGTGCTCTGGCTCGCAGGGCCTGACGCCGGCGCGGTGACCGGCGCCATGCACACCATCGACGGCGGATTTGGCGCCTGA
- a CDS encoding sigma-70 family RNA polymerase sigma factor: MPQRKVIADILVEQRGDLINYARAVSGDADGAEDLVQDAWLRLDKAARTQPIAKPTHLLWRILRNLSIDRSRRIASERGLIAAEPIPAQAEQQPDRQPSVEEMLIARDELARIRHVIEGFDARKREAFEMHRFEGAKLREIAEHLGISVTGAHGLVASALRDIRAALDHD, translated from the coding sequence GTGCCGCAGCGCAAGGTCATTGCCGATATTCTGGTCGAACAGCGCGGCGATCTGATCAATTATGCCCGCGCCGTCAGCGGCGATGCCGATGGCGCCGAGGATCTGGTCCAGGACGCCTGGCTGCGGCTCGACAAGGCCGCGCGGACACAGCCCATTGCCAAGCCAACCCATCTGCTCTGGCGGATCCTGCGCAACCTCTCGATCGACCGCAGCCGCCGGATCGCCAGCGAGCGGGGGCTGATCGCCGCCGAGCCGATCCCCGCGCAGGCCGAGCAGCAGCCGGACCGCCAGCCTTCCGTGGAGGAGATGCTGATCGCGCGGGACGAACTCGCCCGCATTCGCCATGTCATCGAGGGCTTCGATGCACGCAAGCGCGAGGCCTTTGAAATGCACCGCTTCGAAGGCGCCAAATTGCGGGAAATCGCCGAGCATCTGGGCATTTCGGTGACCGGCGCGCATGGGCTGGTGGCATCGGCGCTGCGGGATATTCGCGCCGCGCTTGATCACGATTGA
- a CDS encoding alpha/beta hydrolase yields the protein MLRMLATSLIALLSAASADARVLPFPAACKVQDVATNATSLHVRVCGSGPAVVLLHGYGETGDMWAPLAADLARDHTVIVPDLRGMGLSARAAGGYDKKTQGYDIAGVLDALKVGQVDLVTHDIGNMVGFAFVAEHRDRVKAFVLMDAPIPGVGPWDEILKSPMLWHFRFGGPDMERLVAGRERIYLDRFWNEFSADPKKFDEKSRQHYAAIYARPGAMHAGFEQFKAFDQDVKDDQAFLAAGKLTMPVLAIGGDHSFGPTMAVVMRAAATNVQEAVVRDSGHWLMEEQPAQTVSVIRTFLDAQK from the coding sequence ATGCTACGCATGCTCGCCACCAGCCTGATCGCCTTGCTGTCCGCCGCTTCGGCTGACGCCAGGGTCCTGCCGTTCCCGGCGGCCTGCAAGGTTCAGGATGTCGCCACCAATGCCACCTCGCTGCATGTGCGTGTCTGCGGGAGCGGGCCTGCTGTCGTTCTGCTGCATGGCTATGGTGAAACCGGCGACATGTGGGCGCCGCTGGCTGCGGACCTTGCGCGCGATCACACGGTGATTGTGCCCGATCTGCGCGGCATGGGCCTCTCGGCACGGGCAGCGGGCGGGTATGACAAGAAGACGCAGGGCTATGACATTGCCGGTGTGCTCGATGCGCTGAAGGTCGGGCAGGTCGATCTGGTCACCCATGACATTGGCAATATGGTCGGCTTCGCCTTCGTGGCCGAGCATCGCGACCGGGTGAAAGCCTTTGTGCTGATGGATGCGCCCATTCCCGGCGTCGGCCCCTGGGATGAGATCCTGAAAAGCCCGATGCTCTGGCACTTCCGCTTCGGGGGGCCGGATATGGAGCGGCTCGTTGCCGGTCGCGAGCGCATCTATCTCGACCGCTTCTGGAACGAATTTTCCGCCGATCCCAAAAAGTTCGACGAAAAATCCCGCCAGCATTACGCTGCGATTTACGCCAGGCCCGGCGCGATGCATGCCGGTTTCGAGCAGTTCAAGGCCTTCGATCAGGACGTCAAGGACGATCAGGCCTTTCTGGCGGCGGGCAAGCTGACCATGCCGGTTCTGGCGATCGGCGGCGATCACTCCTTTGGCCCGACGATGGCGGTGGTGATGCGCGCCGCGGCCACCAATGTGCAGGAGGCTGTGGTGCGCGACTCCGGCCATTGGCTGATGGAGGAGCAGCCCGCGCAAACCGTCTCGGTGATCCGCACCTTCCTGGACGCGCAGAAGTGA
- a CDS encoding FecR domain-containing protein, translating into MTGASPDTTDADEAAIAWAILLREEPENAELLAAFEAWLAASDLHANAWATTAHAYDRAGDLRPMFMPPLRAADARPVLPAGPIPYRRRAAKTAWRPRARHILPTALAACLVLVTTPSLLLRMQASYRTGTAERSQTVLADGTIARLAPDSAIAVTYAANRRQVRLLKGEAWFDVRHDAARPFYVDAGGVTTTDIGTAFDIRLGRKGVTTEVTAGQVRVAYSSAPPVSEPLSRGDSLHVGFDGTVSRGQRPAEQMAAWRNGQIIVRDRPAGEVIEALRPWFSGMILMRDEAFARQRVTGLYDATRPVEALRALAQAYGGSVTSITPWVIVVSSAGEP; encoded by the coding sequence ATGACAGGCGCTTCTCCCGACACAACGGACGCCGATGAGGCAGCGATCGCATGGGCCATCCTCCTGCGCGAGGAGCCGGAGAATGCCGAGCTGCTGGCCGCTTTCGAGGCCTGGCTTGCCGCATCGGACCTGCATGCAAACGCCTGGGCGACAACAGCCCATGCTTACGACCGGGCGGGCGATCTGCGCCCCATGTTCATGCCGCCGCTGCGCGCCGCCGACGCGCGGCCGGTCCTTCCGGCCGGGCCCATCCCTTACCGGCGGCGCGCCGCAAAAACCGCCTGGCGGCCCAGAGCGCGCCACATCCTTCCCACCGCTCTGGCCGCCTGTCTGGTGCTGGTCACAACGCCCTCGCTGCTGCTGCGCATGCAGGCCAGCTATCGCACCGGAACCGCCGAGCGCAGCCAGACCGTTCTGGCGGACGGCACCATCGCCCGGCTTGCGCCCGACAGCGCCATTGCCGTCACCTATGCCGCCAACCGCAGGCAGGTCCGGCTGCTGAAGGGCGAGGCATGGTTCGATGTGCGCCACGATGCCGCGCGCCCCTTCTATGTCGATGCCGGGGGCGTCACCACCACCGACATCGGCACCGCCTTCGATATCAGGCTGGGGCGCAAGGGGGTGACGACGGAAGTCACCGCGGGGCAGGTCCGCGTCGCCTACAGCAGCGCTCCGCCCGTCTCGGAACCTTTGTCGCGGGGGGACAGCCTGCATGTCGGTTTTGACGGCACCGTCAGCCGGGGACAGCGCCCGGCCGAGCAGATGGCCGCATGGCGCAACGGCCAGATCATCGTGCGGGATCGCCCCGCGGGAGAGGTGATCGAAGCGCTTCGCCCGTGGTTTTCAGGCATGATCCTGATGCGCGACGAAGCTTTTGCCCGGCAGCGGGTCACCGGCCTTTACGATGCGACCCGGCCTGTCGAGGCGCTGCGCGCTCTGGCGCAGGCCTATGGTGGATCGGTGACCAGCATCACGCCCTGGGTGATTGTGGTGTCATCGGCGGGTGAGCCGTGA
- a CDS encoding cupin domain-containing protein, which yields MSRLLLPALLLTATAASGAPATHPAEMRLTQPEIAAQHRASGGPGTSGVAGIQTIVLAGDPTAAGPYTIELRVPANTKIAAHTHRDDRTAVVVSGIWHFGYGPVANASATKALGPGSFYSEPGGDAHFAMTGATPVTVIISGFGPTDTKFVAAAPATHTEKRP from the coding sequence GTGAGCCGCCTCCTGCTGCCCGCGCTCCTGCTGACCGCCACGGCGGCGAGTGGAGCGCCCGCCACGCATCCGGCCGAGATGCGCCTGACGCAGCCCGAAATCGCGGCGCAGCATCGCGCGTCTGGCGGGCCGGGCACCTCTGGCGTCGCAGGCATCCAGACGATCGTTCTGGCGGGCGATCCGACGGCGGCCGGTCCCTACACGATCGAACTGCGGGTTCCCGCCAACACCAAAATCGCGGCCCACACCCATCGTGATGATCGCACCGCGGTGGTCGTCTCGGGCATCTGGCATTTCGGCTATGGCCCGGTTGCGAATGCCTCGGCGACGAAAGCGCTGGGGCCCGGCAGTTTCTACAGTGAGCCGGGCGGTGATGCTCATTTCGCGATGACAGGCGCAACTCCGGTCACGGTCATCATCAGCGGCTTTGGCCCCACCGACACCAAATTCGTCGCCGCAGCGCCTGCAACCCATACGGAGAAACGACCATGA
- a CDS encoding hydrolase, translating into MTSPAIARDPIADHMLTPENAALIIIDFQPVQVGSIVTMNKRLLVKNVTALARTAKLYGLPVVLSTVNVATGRNMPTIHQITEVLPDVPPIDRNSINAWEDDDFVAAVKATGRSKLIMVALWTEVCLVFPALDALRAGYEVYAVVDAVAGTSETAHQAGIDRLVQAGAVPVSWIQVACELQRDWARDATTSGFAEIVFAEVGH; encoded by the coding sequence ATGACCTCGCCCGCCATCGCCCGTGACCCCATCGCGGACCACATGCTGACGCCGGAGAATGCGGCGCTGATCATCATCGATTTCCAGCCGGTGCAGGTCGGATCGATCGTGACGATGAACAAGCGGCTGCTGGTGAAGAATGTCACCGCGCTGGCCCGCACCGCCAAACTCTACGGACTTCCCGTTGTGCTCTCGACCGTCAATGTCGCGACCGGGCGGAACATGCCGACGATCCATCAGATCACCGAGGTGCTGCCCGATGTGCCGCCCATCGATCGCAACTCGATCAACGCCTGGGAGGACGATGATTTCGTGGCCGCCGTCAAGGCCACCGGGCGGTCCAAACTGATCATGGTGGCGCTGTGGACGGAGGTGTGCCTCGTCTTCCCAGCGCTCGATGCATTGCGTGCGGGCTATGAGGTCTATGCCGTCGTTGATGCCGTGGCGGGCACATCCGAAACCGCGCATCAGGCCGGGATCGATCGACTGGTTCAGGCTGGCGCCGTTCCCGTGAGCTGGATACAAGTCGCCTGCGAGCTGCAGCGTGACTGGGCCCGCGACGCGACCACCTCGGGCTTTGCCGAAATCGTCTTCGCCGAAGTCGGCCACTGA